From one Brevibacterium sp. 'Marine' genomic stretch:
- a CDS encoding ABC transporter permease has translation MPKKNTFARRTPTDIALHVWGIIVFVYLFVPIAVIIAYSFNNGKVLANFRGFGLHAYISGINNDIIVSSIVTSLQAAVGTAIVSTIFGTLGGVALARARRGAWWALGLTAILGLTLVTPEIVDGISFLPWFVTVGVDWGITPLNNGLVRLIISHAMFSMAIVTFIIRARLAGMDTQLEDAAADLGATPWNRFKDITLPIAAPGILAGALMSFTVSLDNTILSSFVQQPGYTPWPVYIFSAVRVALRPEVAAMSTVMFVLTLAALGFVGFVLRKAGGNATEIIKTMAA, from the coding sequence ATGCCGAAGAAGAACACGTTCGCACGTCGGACACCGACCGATATCGCTCTGCACGTCTGGGGCATCATCGTCTTCGTCTACCTGTTCGTGCCGATCGCGGTGATCATCGCCTATTCGTTCAACAACGGCAAGGTGCTCGCGAACTTCCGCGGTTTCGGCCTGCACGCCTACATCAGCGGCATCAACAACGACATCATCGTCTCCTCCATCGTCACGAGCCTGCAGGCGGCCGTGGGCACGGCCATCGTCTCGACGATCTTCGGCACCCTCGGCGGGGTCGCTCTGGCCAGGGCGCGAAGGGGCGCGTGGTGGGCGCTCGGACTGACCGCGATCCTCGGGCTGACGCTGGTCACGCCCGAGATCGTCGACGGCATCTCGTTCCTGCCGTGGTTCGTCACCGTCGGCGTCGACTGGGGCATCACTCCGCTCAACAACGGTCTGGTCAGGCTCATCATCTCGCATGCGATGTTCTCGATGGCGATCGTGACGTTCATCATCAGGGCCCGGCTCGCCGGCATGGACACCCAGCTCGAGGACGCCGCCGCCGATCTCGGCGCGACACCGTGGAACCGGTTCAAGGACATCACCCTGCCGATCGCGGCTCCCGGCATCCTCGCCGGTGCCCTGATGTCGTTCACCGTCAGCCTCGACAACACGATCCTCTCGAGCTTCGTCCAGCAGCCGGGCTACACCCCGTGGCCGGTCTACATCTTCTCCGCCGTCCGCGTGGCTCTGCGCCCCGAGGTCGCGGCGATGTCGACGGTGATGTTCGTGCTCACCCTCGCCGCGCTCGGCTTCGTCGGGTTCGTCCTGCGCAAGGCCGGCGGCAATGCCACCGAGATCATCAAGACCATGGCCGCCTGA
- a CDS encoding ABC transporter permease — protein sequence MSTTTTTTTETARRGLSPRFFGPAAMSFPTWAYALFFFIVPLALIVFYSFGYKPDEFTAIATDRLSFDRYPEAMSASFVSTFFATLRISIVGTILCLLIALPFAYWLAVKVSPARRSLALALVMVPFWTNFLVRTLGWQIMLSPDGFLSNWLQGLGLLDGPLDILYTRSAVQIGVVYNYLPLMILPLFVAIDASGKKLREASYDLGAGKVKTFMRVTLPMAMPGVVSGCLLVFIPLNGDYVTATVLGGASGSMVGQLIANQFNTAQNWAVGAAMAMILIISTLVVVGLGFALLKLGQAITARLNSVPLQDGRA from the coding sequence ATGAGCACAACCACGACCACGACCACAGAGACAGCCAGGCGCGGGCTCTCCCCGCGTTTCTTCGGCCCGGCGGCCATGTCGTTTCCGACGTGGGCCTATGCGCTGTTCTTCTTCATCGTTCCGCTGGCACTCATCGTCTTCTACAGCTTCGGCTACAAACCGGATGAGTTCACGGCCATCGCCACCGACCGGCTGTCCTTCGACCGATACCCGGAGGCGATGAGCGCAAGCTTCGTCTCCACGTTCTTCGCGACCCTGCGGATCTCGATCGTCGGCACGATCCTGTGCCTGCTCATCGCCCTGCCCTTCGCCTACTGGTTAGCGGTCAAGGTCTCCCCGGCCCGCCGTTCCCTGGCCCTGGCATTGGTGATGGTGCCGTTCTGGACGAACTTCCTCGTCCGCACCCTCGGTTGGCAGATCATGCTCTCCCCCGACGGGTTCCTGTCGAACTGGCTGCAGGGTCTCGGCCTGCTCGATGGACCGCTGGACATCCTCTACACCCGATCGGCTGTGCAGATCGGCGTCGTCTACAACTATCTGCCGCTGATGATCCTGCCGCTGTTCGTCGCCATCGACGCCTCCGGCAAGAAGCTGAGGGAGGCCAGCTACGACCTCGGCGCGGGGAAGGTGAAGACCTTCATGCGGGTGACGCTGCCGATGGCGATGCCGGGAGTCGTCTCCGGCTGCCTGCTCGTGTTCATCCCGCTCAACGGCGACTACGTCACGGCGACCGTCCTCGGCGGGGCGAGCGGCTCGATGGTCGGGCAGCTCATCGCCAATCAGTTCAACACCGCACAGAACTGGGCGGTCGGGGCGGCCATGGCGATGATCCTCATCATCTCCACCTTGGTCGTCGTCGGCCTCGGATTCGCTCTGCTCAAGCTCGGGCAGGCGATCACCGCCAGACTCAACAGTGTTCCGCTGCAGGACGGGAGGGCCTGA
- a CDS encoding spermidine/putrescine ABC transporter substrate-binding protein produces the protein MAGTRPDVTFLAPRAASARLSRRALLAGFGVAGLGALSACGKTTKMAASPPTDGKLESKLNLYSWGDYDAPELIEAFKSKYDVLVQVDSYGSNEELAAKLSTSRGTSGYDVVVPTGSNVPQMLNHDLLQELDLSLIPNFEHIDDNFKNQYFDPDNTYTVCKAWGTTGFVYNTTKIDRELTSWQDFVDAAQKEAAGTTALLEDPWEVSAIALAAMDVSLNTEDEDELDRARTIVVDQLAPNIKAYIGNAATGMIQGSFTLLHAFNGDARQGLSEVKDPENWKFVFPTPSANLWTDTWAIATGAPHPDSAHAFINHMISPDTAVEQLDYIGYPIGTKGLEEQAVKADLDERDLIFPAQEVLDRLEPSKQTPADQIRTKIFADAQARSGA, from the coding sequence ATGGCCGGCACACGACCCGATGTGACATTCCTGGCCCCGCGGGCCGCCTCGGCGAGGTTGAGCCGGCGAGCGCTGCTGGCCGGATTCGGTGTCGCGGGCCTCGGCGCACTGAGCGCGTGCGGGAAGACCACGAAGATGGCGGCGTCGCCGCCGACCGACGGCAAGCTCGAGTCGAAGCTCAACCTCTACTCGTGGGGCGACTACGATGCTCCGGAACTCATCGAGGCGTTCAAATCGAAGTATGACGTGCTCGTCCAGGTCGACTCGTACGGATCGAACGAGGAACTCGCCGCGAAGCTCTCAACTTCACGCGGCACCTCCGGCTACGACGTGGTCGTGCCGACGGGATCGAATGTTCCGCAGATGCTCAACCATGATCTGCTCCAAGAACTCGATCTCTCGCTCATCCCGAACTTCGAACACATCGACGACAACTTCAAGAACCAGTACTTCGACCCGGACAACACGTACACGGTCTGTAAGGCCTGGGGCACGACCGGATTCGTCTACAACACGACGAAGATCGACCGTGAGCTGACCAGCTGGCAGGACTTCGTCGACGCCGCGCAGAAGGAAGCGGCCGGCACGACGGCGCTGCTCGAGGACCCGTGGGAGGTCTCAGCGATCGCCTTGGCCGCCATGGATGTCAGCCTCAACACCGAGGACGAAGACGAACTCGACCGGGCTCGGACGATCGTCGTCGACCAGCTGGCCCCGAACATCAAGGCCTATATCGGCAATGCCGCCACCGGCATGATCCAGGGCAGCTTCACTCTGCTGCATGCGTTCAACGGTGACGCCCGGCAGGGACTGTCGGAGGTCAAGGATCCGGAGAACTGGAAATTCGTGTTCCCGACGCCGTCGGCGAACCTGTGGACGGACACGTGGGCGATCGCCACCGGTGCTCCGCACCCGGACTCCGCTCACGCCTTCATCAACCACATGATCTCCCCGGACACGGCCGTCGAGCAGCTCGACTACATCGGCTACCCGATCGGCACGAAGGGGCTCGAAGAGCAGGCGGTCAAAGCCGACCTCGACGAACGTGACCTCATCTTCCCCGCCCAGGAGGTCCTCGACCGTCTCGAACCGAGCAAGCAGACCCCGGCCGATCAGATCCGCACGAAGATCTTTGCCGACGCCCAGGCCAGGAGTGGAGCATGA
- a CDS encoding ABC transporter ATP-binding protein codes for MTSTATSAPSAETGLDHLEIQGVKKVFGDNTAIERLDLSVRKGEFLSLLGPSGCGKTTLLRMIAGFETPTDGAILLGGNDIVSLPPHRRPVNTVFQSYLLFPHMNIADNIAYGLKQAKVPKPEIAQRVRDALALVQMEDFAGRKPEQLSGGQQQRIALARALVNRPQVLLLDEPMSALDRKLREEMQLELKRLHTRLDTTFVFVTHDQDEALAMSDRIVVMYDGVIQQIGTGEDIYANPHNGFVAGFIGKQNFISAEVASTDATTATLRSANAVLTAPTLTLKPSTAAGEPRDLTVGDRVRAAIRPERMHVAPAGEASGDANTARGSVISYSFLGDVIQYMIVVGDNDEILARVPAAGREPISAGTEVELSWNADAVAVYDREPGLPTATVEGGA; via the coding sequence ATGACCAGCACAGCCACCTCGGCGCCCTCTGCGGAAACCGGACTCGACCACCTCGAGATCCAGGGCGTGAAGAAGGTCTTCGGCGACAACACCGCCATCGAACGCCTCGATTTGAGCGTCCGCAAGGGCGAATTCCTCTCCCTGCTCGGCCCCTCCGGCTGCGGAAAGACCACCCTGCTGCGGATGATCGCCGGGTTCGAGACCCCCACCGACGGGGCGATCCTGCTCGGCGGCAACGACATCGTGTCCCTGCCGCCGCACCGCCGACCGGTCAACACGGTGTTCCAGTCGTACCTGCTCTTCCCGCACATGAACATCGCCGACAACATCGCCTACGGACTCAAGCAGGCGAAGGTTCCGAAACCGGAGATCGCCCAACGGGTCAGAGACGCCCTGGCACTCGTTCAGATGGAGGACTTCGCCGGACGCAAGCCCGAACAGCTCTCCGGCGGTCAGCAACAGCGCATCGCCCTGGCCCGCGCGCTCGTCAACCGCCCGCAGGTCCTCCTCCTCGACGAGCCGATGTCCGCGCTCGACCGGAAGCTGCGGGAGGAGATGCAGCTCGAACTCAAACGACTCCACACGAGACTCGACACGACTTTCGTCTTCGTCACCCACGACCAAGACGAGGCACTGGCGATGAGCGACCGCATCGTCGTCATGTACGACGGCGTCATCCAGCAGATCGGGACCGGTGAGGACATCTACGCGAACCCGCACAACGGCTTCGTCGCCGGCTTCATCGGCAAGCAGAACTTCATCTCCGCCGAGGTGGCGTCCACCGATGCGACGACCGCGACCCTGCGCTCGGCCAACGCTGTGCTTACGGCCCCGACGCTGACACTCAAACCATCCACCGCCGCAGGTGAACCCCGTGATCTCACCGTCGGCGACCGAGTGCGCGCAGCCATCCGTCCCGAACGGATGCACGTCGCCCCCGCAGGCGAGGCTTCCGGGGATGCGAACACGGCACGCGGCTCGGTGATCTCGTATTCGTTCTTAGGCGACGTCATTCAGTACATGATCGTCGTCGGTGACAACGACGAGATCCTCGCTCGCGTCCCCGCCGCCGGGCGGGAGCCGATCAGCGCCGGCACCGAGGTGGAGCTGAGCTGGAATGCCGACGCCGTCGCCGTGTACGACCGTGAGCCTGGCCTGCCGACCGCGACCGTCGAGGGCGGTGCCTGA